From a single Macrobrachium rosenbergii isolate ZJJX-2024 chromosome 9, ASM4041242v1, whole genome shotgun sequence genomic region:
- the LOC136842181 gene encoding myosin heavy chain, clone 203-like has protein sequence MSCFVSLAYNFVGFVFGLIFVIIKPFTGYFFARPKEDRGTLEEEMALGNRNVVIFQEKISDQKNHIQSLELEDVLASRDTSIQSLNDAVVPLMKLVTHQEDQDRIDARKMVADLKAQRKSLGHNKDCVNMRAHLDVHIHLLTKARGKNIKSEMEKIRKCACQKRVGTEQLLPTLENSLPTALPEKTDIIPHCAPEKLIPTEEASKEVITTMEDDLTTNQRETQKSTPDDAFPECEETCFQEEDEVITSLERSSTSPNLPAFDEPAMLFNVEDFLFTIDDLLSPISSSEELAITGDTFCNPKISNAILEYDISINPKISFNVDNIIFKSDVATAPEESLEAGISITSEEVKPEELITTSHDIAADDVIIPKEVFDVPAYFSLSPQVFPVVQEEAFTAEESVDHIKKRDASTEETEAFYRERDNFPIERKKLDEEKEIFLAERQDLLKEKQKLNEEIEDFHKDRRNFLNIKEIHEQRQASFFKRLEATVTALEKREKKLESELIVLQQEKDELQKKERHLNLLEETLCQKEKEQFCGQKEESNRMRIQELEREILQLKAKLTFKNKMLEKSNTKNLDLLKIIMKSNVINSAELDAHLADIGEILGI, from the coding sequence ATGTCTTGCTTTGTATCGCTAGCATATAACTTTGTTGGATTTGTATTTGGacttatatttgttataattaaaCCCTTTACTGGATATTTCTTCGCCCGACCCAAGGAAGACAGAGGAACGCTGGAAGAAGAAATGGCGCTCGGAAACCGGAATGTTGTTATTTTTCAGGAAAAGATCTCAGACCAGAAGAATCACATACAGTCATTGGAATTAGAAGATGTTTTAGCGTCACGGGACACGAGTATTCAAAGTTTAAATGATGCAGTTGTCCCACTCATGAAACTAGTGACCCACCAAGAAGACCAGGATAGGATTGACGCAAGGAAAATGGTAGCTGATTTGAAAGCGCAGAGGAAATCCCTCGGACACAATAAAGATTGCGTGAATATGAGAGCGCATCTTGACGTGCATATACATCTCCTGACAAAAGCtcgaggaaaaaatataaagtcaGAGATGGAAAAGATTCGTAAATGCGCGTGCCAAAAAAGAGTTGGCACAGAACAGTTACTACCGACCCTGGAAAACTCTCTGCCGACTGCTCTCCCAGAGAAAACTGACATAATTCCTCACTGTGCACCAGAGAAGCTCATCCCCACTGAGGAAGCTTCAAAAGAGGTCATCACCACTATGGAGGATGACTTAACCACCAACCAAAGGGAGACCCAGAAATCTACCCCAGATGACGCATTTCCTGAATGTGAGGAAACTTGCTTTCAAGAAGAGGATGAAGTCATCACCAGTTTGGAGAGGTCATCCACAAGCCCAAATCTACCAGCTTTCGATGAACCTGCTATGCTGTTTAATGTAGAGGACTTTCTGTTTACTATAGATGACCTCCTAAGTCCAATCTCATCATCTGAAGAGTTGGCCATAACAGGGGACACTTTCTGCAACCCAAAGATTAGCAACGCCATACTGGAGTATGACATATCCATCAACCCAAAGATTTCCTTCAATGTGGACAACATCATATTTAAGTCAGATGTAGCGACTGCTCCAGAGGAGTCTTTGGAGGCCGGCATTTCTATCACTTCGGAGGAAGTTAAACCTGAGGAGCTCATCACAACCTCACATGATATAGCTGCTGATGATGTTATAATTCCAAAAGAAGTCTTTGATGTGCCAGCATATTTCAGCCTCAGTCCTCAAGTTTTCCCCGTTGTTCAAGAAGAAGCATTCACCGCTGAGGAAAGCGTGGACCACATCAAGAAAAGAGATGCTTCCACTGAGGAAACAGAGGCCTTCTATAGGGAAAGAGACAACTTCcctatagagagaaaaaaattggacGAGGAAAAAGAAATCTTCCTTGCAGAGAGACAAGACCttttgaaagagaaacaaaaactgaATGAGGAAATAGAAGACTTCCACAAAGACAGAAGAAACTTCTTGAATATAAAAGAGATCCATGAGCAACGACAAGCAAGCTTCTTTAAGAGACTGGAAGCAACGGTAACTGCTcttgaaaagagggaaaaaaaactgGAGTCAGAACTGATAGTATTACAACAGGAAAAAGACGAGCTCCAGAAAAAGGAACGACATTTGAATCTATTAGAAGAGACGCTTtgtcaaaaggaaaaagaacagtTTTGTGGTCAGAAAGAAGAATCAAATAGAATGAGGATACAAGAGTTAGAGAGGGAAATTCTTCAACTCAAAGCTAAGttgacatttaaaaacaaaatgcttgaGAAAAGTAACACAAAAAACCTcgacttattaaaaataatcatgaaatcaAACGTTATAAACTCTGCAGAATTAGACGCACATCTTGCGGATATAGGGGAAATTTTAggaatttaa